From Paenibacillus graminis:
CCGCGAGCGCACTTACAGCAGCCGGAGCTATTCCTTTCCCTTCAAGCTCCGCGAGCACACCGCGGCTGCCGATTTTGGCCAGCTTATCGAGCGACAGCATCACTGAGAGATGCTCCTCCACAGGCATGCCGGCCGCCGTCAGAATTTCCCCGAGAAACCGCCGGTTGTTCCATTTCACGATGACGGGAATCTCCAGTCTGCGGAAGGCTTCCGCCGCAAGCTGCATCAGCTCGGCTTCTCCCTGCGGGCCGGCAATGCCCACCACATCGGCGTCGCATTGCAGGAATTCGCGCAGGCGGCCTTTTTTGACCGGACCATCACGGAATACCTTGCCGATCTCATAGCGCTTGTAAGGAAATTCAATGCCCGGATTCAGGGCGATCACTTTGGCAAAAGGAATCGTCAGGTCGTAGCGCAGTCCCAACTGGCGGCCGCCTTGATCGGTGAGCTGATACATTTCCCGGAGAATCTCATCGCCTCCTGCATATTTGGAGGTTAGCAGCTCCAGCTCATTCAGCAGGGTGGTCTCCATGGATTCAAAATCATAGAGTTCAAACAGTTCGCTCAGCGTAGAGCGGACCTTCTGGCGGATGGCCTGCTCCCGGCCGAAATAATCATAGGTTCCTTTAACGTTTTGCATAATGATTAACCCCTTTTCATGTTCAGCTCTGTGCAAACAAAAAACGCGCCGGACCTCCTGGTCCTGCGCGCCAATATGCGGCAGGGAGGCCAAACGCAAAATGCGTCAGCCCTCCCTGGAAAATGTTCAGGAGTGCTAACGCTGCTTGTGGTGATGATGCCGATTCAGTATGATAGTTATGCTGTTCATGAGCATCAGATCCTCTCAAGGCTGGATTACAGCACATTATAGCGGATCGGGAGAAGTCGTGCAAGGCCCGGCCCGCTGATTCTATCATTTGCAAAGTAAAGGGAGGATTTTACTATGAACTATACACAGATCATTACCGCAGCCGAAAATTTCGCCAAAGAGCAATTGGGCCAGGACACCACCGGCCATGACTGGTTCCATACGGACCGTGTGCGCAATACGGCTGGGCTGATCGCAGAGATGGAACAGGCGGATGTGTTTATCTGCACCTTAGCGGCGCTGCTGCATGATGTGGCCGATGAGAAGCTGAACCCGTCCAAAGAAGCTGGACTGCGAAAAGTACATAACTGGTTGGCGGAGCATCTCAGTGATGAGGGGCAGATCAGGCACATCATGCTGATTATTGAAACGATGTCCTTCAGCGGCGGCGGGGGCGAGCCCATGTCCACACTTGAAGGGCAGGTTGTGCAGGATGCTGACCGGCTGGACGCGCTGGGGGCGATCGGGATTACGCGTGTGATGGTTTTTTCGGGGGCCAAGGGACGTCCGGTCTATGATCCCGAAATTGCGCCGCGTGACGAATCCCTCCAGAAGGAGTACCGCGACTATTCCAAGGGAACGGCGGTCAACCATTTTTACGAGAAGCTCCTGAAGTTAAGGGACTTGATGAATAC
This genomic window contains:
- a CDS encoding HD domain-containing protein; the protein is MNYTQIITAAENFAKEQLGQDTTGHDWFHTDRVRNTAGLIAEMEQADVFICTLAALLHDVADEKLNPSKEAGLRKVHNWLAEHLSDEGQIRHIMLIIETMSFSGGGGEPMSTLEGQVVQDADRLDALGAIGITRVMVFSGAKGRPVYDPEIAPRDESLQKEYRDYSKGTAVNHFYEKLLKLRDLMNTPYGRKLAEERHAFMESFLEQFYKEWNQGSRKLL
- a CDS encoding histidine--tRNA ligase, yielding MQNVKGTYDYFGREQAIRQKVRSTLSELFELYDFESMETTLLNELELLTSKYAGGDEILREMYQLTDQGGRQLGLRYDLTIPFAKVIALNPGIEFPYKRYEIGKVFRDGPVKKGRLREFLQCDADVVGIAGPQGEAELMQLAAEAFRRLEIPVIVKWNNRRFLGEILTAAGMPVEEHLSVMLSLDKLAKIGSRGVLAELEGKGIAPAAVSALAELLNMDAPSFEGLVEKYELSGQPGALEVLALQRLIAAVGLAETCVFDPFLSRGLSFYTGTVYEIFDASGAYTSSLGGGGRYDSIIGKLVGREDIEYPTVGISFGMESIMALLGERPVREEASRVLVIPVGECLPQALTTAAAFRAAGIRTAVDTGKRKLKKTLAAANTKGIRYIILIGESEAAEGKIRLKDMLQQSEELLTVEAAIAVISK